A window of the Meiothermus sp. CFH 77666 genome harbors these coding sequences:
- a CDS encoding YrdB family protein encodes MGSHPINLALRFLLEMAALLALGVWGWQKSEGWLRPLLAFGIPVVAAVLWATFRVPGDPGAAPVAVPGILRLIFELGLFALATWSLYSVQAVTLAWIFGTVVVVHYIFSFDRILWLLKQ; translated from the coding sequence ATGGGTTCGCATCCTATCAATCTGGCGCTGCGTTTTTTGCTCGAGATGGCAGCTTTGCTGGCCTTGGGTGTTTGGGGTTGGCAAAAGAGCGAAGGTTGGCTGCGACCCCTTCTGGCCTTTGGAATTCCTGTGGTTGCTGCTGTTCTCTGGGCTACCTTTCGTGTACCGGGTGACCCAGGAGCGGCACCTGTTGCGGTGCCTGGAATTCTTCGCCTGATTTTTGAACTGGGTTTGTTTGCTCTGGCTACATGGTCGCTCTACAGCGTACAGGCTGTAACATTGGCTTGGATTTTTGGCACTGTAGTGGTTGTTCACTACATCTTTTCGTTTGACCGCATCCTGTGGCTGTTGAAACAGTAA
- a CDS encoding HAD-IB family phosphatase translates to MNTIAADLEGTLTTGETWRGMAAWMQAHGRAGQYRMFFYRHLPGAVAARLGLGDKRAFQDRFMEGAAGLLAGLSQEELNAVSEWVVTNELWPRRRLQVLDELQKIQQQGRRLVLCSATFQPILEAFARRMGEGVVALGTPLEIEGGVFTGRLRGPVRSGARKAEQLRAFLRGEALFAAYGDSLPDLPMLELAEEPVVVYPEARLRQLAVERNWRVVG, encoded by the coding sequence ATGAACACCATCGCCGCAGATCTGGAAGGCACCCTCACTACTGGCGAAACCTGGCGGGGTATGGCTGCCTGGATGCAGGCGCACGGGCGGGCCGGGCAGTACCGCATGTTCTTCTATCGGCATCTGCCGGGGGCAGTGGCGGCGCGGCTGGGCCTGGGGGACAAACGCGCCTTTCAGGATCGCTTCATGGAAGGGGCCGCCGGGCTGTTGGCCGGGCTCAGCCAGGAAGAGCTAAACGCGGTAAGCGAGTGGGTAGTGACCAACGAACTCTGGCCCAGGCGGCGGCTCCAAGTGCTCGACGAACTTCAGAAGATTCAGCAGCAGGGGCGGCGGCTGGTGCTGTGTTCAGCTACCTTCCAGCCCATCCTGGAGGCGTTTGCGAGGCGAATGGGGGAGGGGGTGGTAGCCCTGGGCACGCCCCTCGAGATTGAAGGCGGGGTCTTTACCGGGCGACTGCGGGGGCCGGTGCGCTCGGGGGCCCGCAAGGCCGAGCAGCTTCGTGCATTCTTGCGGGGCGAGGCCCTTTTTGCGGCCTACGGCGATAGCCTGCCCGACCTGCCCATGCTCGAGCTGGCCGAAGAGCCGGTAGTGGTCTACCCCGAGGCCCGGCTGCGCCAACTGGCTGTAGAGCGCAACTGGAGGGTGGTTGGATGA
- the purN gene encoding phosphoribosylglycinamide formyltransferase produces the protein MSYFPLPRPARIAVMASGRGSNLEALLKAFPHDNPLGRIVLVISDKREALALQKAVEAEVEAEYVPWPRSRDQGVAYKTGREQFEQVAGQLLHDHRIDLILLAGFMRLLSPAFVQAWQGRILNIHPSLLPQFPGLHAQRQALEAGVSESGCTVHFVDAGMDTGPIVLQRRVPVLPGDTEETLAARILEQEHLAYPEAVRRVLQGKV, from the coding sequence ATGAGCTATTTTCCGTTGCCGCGTCCGGCCCGAATCGCAGTGATGGCTTCGGGGCGGGGGAGCAACCTCGAGGCTTTGCTGAAGGCGTTTCCTCACGACAACCCGCTCGGGCGCATTGTGCTGGTCATCTCCGATAAGCGCGAGGCCCTGGCCCTGCAAAAAGCGGTAGAGGCCGAAGTCGAGGCCGAATACGTGCCCTGGCCCAGGAGCCGCGACCAGGGGGTGGCCTACAAGACCGGGCGCGAGCAGTTTGAGCAGGTAGCAGGCCAACTCCTGCACGACCACCGCATAGACCTGATTCTGCTGGCGGGCTTTATGCGCCTGCTGTCACCTGCGTTCGTGCAGGCCTGGCAGGGGCGCATCCTCAACATTCATCCCTCGCTCTTGCCGCAGTTCCCAGGGCTACACGCTCAGCGCCAGGCTTTGGAGGCCGGGGTGTCTGAGTCGGGCTGTACGGTGCATTTTGTGGATGCCGGCATGGACACCGGCCCCATCGTGTTGCAGCGACGCGTGCCGGTGCTGCCGGGCGACACCGAGGAAACCCTGGCCGCCCGTATTCTCGAGCAGGAACACCTGGCCTATCCCGAGGCGGTGCGGAGGGTGTTGCAGGGAAAGGTGTGA